From a single Macrobrachium rosenbergii isolate ZJJX-2024 chromosome 59, ASM4041242v1, whole genome shotgun sequence genomic region:
- the LOC136837755 gene encoding uncharacterized protein — MGSNNNEASRIGGGGSALARERTEGNKVVSTIHYAAAVGSHIDVAMKLSSSIARLREDVLSNFLERGIRSAMLYLCVIITSVRMLGDMNEKNAFYLCTPPILTTIDSIYDSLEEAIEFIANNLEERLNRTEGSGWCMTSLDRVELHITRRELVNINNFKAYPKGVRGSDQVINIQSGYNCVITALEAYVVLRDNPPTRINNLPRVLMRRMGRGQFNIKHSPDMPLTHDSFKTLEKGNNLNIYLYKLCELGMGNSGKNIGRYIWRGKVVTPKPSFGHVVINH; from the coding sequence ATggggagtaataataatgaagcgtCACGCATTGGTGGAGGGGGATCTGCACTCGCGAGGGAAAGAACGGAGGGTAACAAGGTAGTGAGTACCATTCATTATGCGGCTGCGGTAGGGTCACACATTGACGTGGCAATGAAGCTAAGTAGTAGCATAGCCCGATTACGCGAAGATGTGCTCAGTAACTTCCTTGAAAGAGGTATTCGCTCGGCTATGCTCTACTTGTGTGTTATTATCACCAGTGTGAGGATGCTAGgcgacatgaatgaaaaaaatgctttttatttatgtaccccGCCTATCCTCACTACGATTGACTCGATCTATGACTCCCTGGAGGAGGCTATTGAGTTTATAGCTAATAACTTGGAAGAAAGACTCAACCGTACTGAGGGTTCGGGTTGGTGTATGACCTCGCTGGACAGGGTTGAACTTCATATCACGCGGCGTGAGTTAGTGAATATTAATAACTTCAAGGCGTATCCCAAGGGAGTCCGTGGTAGTGATCAGGTTATCAATATTCAGTCCGGGTACAACTGTGTTATTACAGCATTAGAAGCTTACGTTGTACTCCGGGATAACCCTCCCACACGTATTAACAACCTCCCTCGTGTCTTaatgaggaggatggggagggggcaaTTTAATATCAAACACTCGCCAGATATGCCGTTGACCCATGACtctttcaaaacattagaaaaggggaataacctcaacatatatctgtataaattatgTGAATTAGGCATGGGAAACAGCGGAAAAAACATTGGACGGTACATCTGGCGAGGAAAGGTGGTAACCCCAAAGCCGTCATTTGGTCACGTTGTTATTAATCACTGA